The proteins below come from a single Benincasa hispida cultivar B227 chromosome 4, ASM972705v1, whole genome shotgun sequence genomic window:
- the LOC120076471 gene encoding wall-associated receptor kinase 2-like: MEHPEEKLLFLFMLIMFPSVALATAAAASQDCERQCGNLEIPYPFGMKKGCYLNENFLVTCNKTHYHPPKAFLRGSNIEVTHISILPSELHILNYVARDCYTKDGRPDISRARPFLVVDMFSISNTKNKLTIVGCDTYGYLHGEIQGEIYSSGCMALCGNSSRTIKDGSCSGSGCCQLEIPKGLKEIQLDVRSFNNHTRVHSLNPCGYAFVIQQNRFTFSKNYIKNFTESKVPLVLDWGIKNDTCQPPNHKDKCLCGPNSQKNSSLSLDGSEYYCQCLDGFHGNPYLSQGCQDIDECQDGSHECKFKHQCVNTPGNYTCNCPKNYKGDGRRGGEGCTQNTTFFILIIIGIVVGLLVLGISSMWLYLAYKKWRFIQQKAKFFNKNGGLVLQEHISQWQSSSDMLRIFTREELEKATNNFDESVVVGKGGYGTVYKGVLMDGSIIAIKKSKLVDQSQTKQFINEVIILSQINHRNVVKLLGCCLETRVPLLVYEFITNGTLFEHIHRKNNHSFLSWKTRLKIASQTAGVLSYLHSSASTPIIHRDIKSTNILLDHNYTAKVSDFGASKLVPLDQTQISTMVQGTLGYLDPEYLLTSELTEKSDVYSFGIVLLELITGKKAVTFTGPELERNLAMYVLCAIKEDRVEEIVENEIMETEEGVFWQIKEVTKLAKECLRVKGEERPTMKEVAMELDRLRVMQVEHLNLSDEASDSTSINVGCDNMNNNAMDHSIKAQILSRIPLGR, encoded by the exons ATGGAACATCCAGAGGAGAAACTTTTATTTCTGTTCATGCTGATCATGTTTCCCTCAGTAGCTTTAGCAACAGCAGCAGCAGCATCGCAGGATTGCGAGCGACAGTGTGGGAACTTAGAAATTCCATATCCATTTGGAATGAAAAAAGGGTGTTATCTGAATGAAAATTTCTTGGTTACCTGCAACAAAACTCATTATCATCCTCCAAAAGCCTTTCTACGTGGCAGCAACATTGAAGTAACTCACATATCAATCCTCCCCAGCGAGCTTCACATCTTAAACTACGTTGCCCGAGATTGCTACACAAAAGATGGTCGTCCCGATATTAGCAGAGCCAGACCCTTTCTTGTGGTGGACATGTTCTCAATTTCCAACACCAAGAACAAGTTAACCATTGTCGGTTGCGATACTTACGGCTATCTTCACGGCGAAATCCAGGGGGAAATTTACTCAAGTGGGTGCATGGCGTTGTGTGGAAACAGTAGTAGAACTATAAAAGATGGGTCCTGCTCTGGAAGTGGGTGCTGTCAGTTGGAGATTCCTAAAGGCCTAAAAGAAATACAGTTGGATGTTAGAAGCTTCAACAATCATACTCGCGTACACAGCTTGAACCCATGTGGGTACGCTTTTGTAATCCAACAAAACAGATTTACTTTCTCCAAAAATTATATTAAGAACTTTACTGAAAGCAAAGTTCCACTGGTGCTTGATTGGGGCATCAAAAATGATACTTGCCAACCACCCAACCACAAAGACAAATGTCTATGTGGACCAAACAGCCAAAAGAATAGCAGTTTATCACTTGATGGATCTGAATATTATTGTCAGTGTTTGGATGGTTTCCATGGAAATCCTTATCTCTCTCAAGGTTGTCAAG ACATAGATGAGTGCCAAGATGGAAGTCATGAATGTAAATTCAAACATCAGTGTGTTAACACACCAGGAAACTATACCTGCAATTGTCCCAAGAACTATAAAGGAGATGGCAGACGTGGAGGTGAAGGTTGCACCCAGAACACCACTTTTTTCATCCTTATAATCATTG GAATTGTTGTGGGTCTTTTAGTTTTAGGGATTAGCAGCATGTGGTTATACTTGGCTTACAAAAAGTGGAGGTTTATCCAACAAAAAGCGaagttttttaataaaaatggaGGCTTGGTTCTTCAAGAACATATTTCTCAATGGCAATCATCCAGTGACATGCTTAGAATTTTCACTCGTGAAGAGTTAGAGAAAGCTACAAACAACTTCGACGAAAGCGTGGTGGTCGGCAAAGGTGGGTACGGTACAGTTTACAAAGGAGTCTTAATGGACGGTTCGATAATCGCaatcaagaaatcaaaattGGTAGACCAATCTCAAACTAAACAATTCATTAACGAAGTCATTATTTTGTCCCAAATCAACCATCGAAACGTTGTTAAACTCCTAGGTTGTTGTTTGGAGACACGTGTTCCATTGTTAGTGTACGAGTTCATCACCAATGGCACACTCTTCGAGCACATCCATCGTAAAAACAACCATTCTTTCCTTTCATGGAAAACTCGCTTGAAGATAGCTTCTCAAACAGCAGGAGTCCTCTCCTACCTACATTCATCAGCTTCTACTCCCATCATCCATAGAGATATCAAGTCCACTAATATACTTTTAGACCATAATTATACTGCCAAAGTCTCGGATTTTGGAGCTTCAAAGTTGGTTCCGTTGGATCAGACTCAAATATCCACTATGGTACAAGGGACTCTTGGATATTTGGATCCAGAATATTTGTTGACAAGTGAGTTGACAGAGAAAAGCGACGTGTATAGCTTTGGGATCGTGCTTCTAGAGCTTATAACTGGGAAGAAGGCCGTGACTTTTACAGGGCCAGAACTCGAGAGAAATCTAGCCATGTACGTCCTATGTGCGATAAAAGAAGATCGTGTCGAGGAAATTGTGGAGAATGAAATAATGGAGACAGAAGAAGGGGTGTTTTGGCAAATAAAAGAAGTGACAAAGCTAGCAAAAGAGTGTCTGAGAGTAAAAGGGGAGGAGCGGCCCACCATGAAGGAGGTAGCTATGGAGTTGGACAGGCTGCGAGTGATGCAGGTTGAGCATTTGAATTTGTCTGATGAAGCTTCGGACTCGACCTCGATTAATGTTGGCTGTGACAATATGAATAATAATGCTATGGACCATAGCATAAAGGCTCAGATTTTATCACGAATCCCTCTTGGAAGATGA